A region from the Sandaracinus amylolyticus genome encodes:
- a CDS encoding ComEA family DNA-binding protein — MSVEEKRKRRVGVMEKQNRSMFGMGLVRATIAALAISTLAATPHADAQRRQVATAQTSASRAPAAAPATASAEGVVNIQTASVEELQRLPGIGPSKAQAIVAFRERTAFRRVEDILRVRGIGRATFRRLRPMITVTGPTTLTQDVRSPRRAQSSEDAADAESESEPDGEE, encoded by the coding sequence GTGTCAGTCGAAGAGAAAAGAAAAAGGAGAGTCGGAGTCATGGAAAAGCAGAATCGTTCGATGTTCGGAATGGGCCTCGTGCGCGCGACGATCGCCGCGCTCGCGATCTCCACGCTCGCGGCGACGCCGCATGCCGATGCGCAGCGACGTCAGGTCGCGACCGCGCAGACCAGCGCCTCGCGCGCGCCTGCCGCTGCGCCCGCGACGGCGAGCGCCGAGGGGGTGGTGAACATCCAGACCGCGAGCGTCGAGGAGCTGCAGCGGCTGCCCGGCATCGGGCCCTCGAAGGCACAGGCGATCGTCGCGTTCCGCGAGCGCACAGCGTTCCGCCGCGTCGAGGACATCTTGCGCGTGCGCGGCATCGGTCGCGCGACCTTCCGCCGCCTGCGCCCGATGATCACGGTCACCGGCCCCACCACGCTGACGCAGGACGTGCGCTCGCCGCGTCGCGCGCAGTCGTCCGAGGACGCCGCGGACGCGGAGAGCGAGTCGGAGCCCGACGGCGAGGAGTGA
- the murA gene encoding UDP-N-acetylglucosamine 1-carboxyvinyltransferase: MDNIKVRGGTPLRGTLRVSGAKNAALPILCSALLADGEHVFRNVPDLRDIVTTAKLLEHMGLEVDVNPPVVTVRAKPVLEPDAPYELVKQMRASVLVLGPLVARYGRARVSLPGGCAIGARPIDQHLKGLEAMGAEIDLSHGYVNVTVPSGRLKGAEIHLDIPTVTGTENLMCAAVLAKGRTRLANAAREPEVEELACVLNKMGASVEGAGTDVITIEGKDELHPVDHAIIADRIEAGTYMVGAAVTGGNVLLEGITFDHIEALCAKMRSAGIVVEREAGGIRVVGRPPFKPVDVTTEPHPGFPTDMQAQFMLLMCMANGSSVITETIFENRFMHVPELVRMGARIDIRGRSAFVHGPSKLQGARVMATDLRASASLVLAGLVADGETEVLRVYHIDRGYERIEEKLRALGADIERVKGSA, translated from the coding sequence GTGGACAACATCAAGGTGCGCGGAGGCACGCCGCTGCGCGGCACGCTCCGCGTGAGCGGTGCGAAGAACGCCGCGCTGCCCATCCTCTGCTCCGCGCTGCTCGCCGATGGCGAGCACGTCTTCCGCAACGTCCCCGACCTGCGCGACATCGTCACGACGGCGAAGCTGCTCGAGCACATGGGGCTCGAGGTCGACGTGAATCCCCCGGTCGTCACCGTGCGCGCGAAGCCGGTGCTCGAGCCCGACGCGCCGTACGAGCTCGTGAAGCAGATGCGCGCGTCGGTGCTCGTCCTTGGCCCGCTGGTCGCGCGCTACGGCCGTGCGCGCGTGTCGCTGCCGGGCGGATGCGCGATCGGTGCGCGCCCGATCGATCAGCACCTCAAGGGCCTCGAGGCGATGGGCGCCGAGATCGATCTCTCGCACGGCTACGTGAACGTCACGGTGCCGAGCGGACGCCTCAAGGGCGCGGAGATCCACCTCGACATCCCGACCGTCACGGGCACCGAGAACCTCATGTGCGCGGCCGTGCTCGCGAAGGGCCGCACGCGCCTCGCGAACGCGGCGCGCGAGCCCGAGGTCGAAGAGCTCGCGTGCGTGCTCAACAAGATGGGCGCGAGCGTCGAGGGGGCGGGCACCGACGTGATCACGATCGAGGGCAAGGACGAGCTCCACCCGGTCGATCACGCGATCATCGCGGACCGCATCGAGGCGGGCACGTACATGGTCGGGGCCGCCGTCACCGGCGGGAACGTGCTGCTCGAGGGGATCACGTTCGATCACATCGAGGCGCTCTGCGCGAAGATGCGATCGGCGGGCATCGTCGTGGAGCGCGAGGCGGGCGGGATCCGCGTGGTGGGCAGGCCGCCGTTCAAGCCGGTCGACGTCACGACCGAGCCGCACCCCGGGTTCCCGACCGACATGCAGGCGCAGTTCATGTTGCTGATGTGCATGGCGAACGGCTCGAGCGTCATCACCGAGACGATCTTCGAGAACCGCTTCATGCACGTGCCCGAGCTGGTGCGCATGGGCGCGCGGATCGACATCCGTGGGCGCTCGGCGTTCGTGCACGGGCCCTCGAAGCTGCAGGGCGCGCGCGTGATGGCGACCGATCTGCGCGCGAGCGCGTCGCTCGTGCTCGCCGGGCTCGTCGCCGATGGTGAGACCGAGGTGCTGCGCGTCTATCACATCGATCGCGGCTACGAGCGCATCGAAGAGAAGCTGCGCGCGCTCGGCGCCGACATCGAGAGGGTCAAGGGCAGTGCCTGA
- the hisG gene encoding ATP phosphoribosyltransferase, with protein MGGRGVTIAVPKGRILKPLADLLEKVGVRREALLADDRTLMREDREAGVSFLLLKPDDVPTYVEYGAADLGVVGRDVLLEREYDLYAPVDLGIGRCRMMVAGLPDRPAPPRTLRVATKFPNIAAAHYARRGIPVEIIFVQGSVELAPITGLADVIVDLVESGETLRQNGLVTFETICDVSSVVVANRAALKLKRDAIAPILAALEPARAATTDARTASPGTRRASRSAG; from the coding sequence CTGGGCGGCCGCGGCGTCACCATCGCGGTCCCGAAGGGCCGCATCCTGAAGCCGCTCGCCGATCTGCTCGAGAAGGTCGGCGTGCGTCGCGAGGCGCTGCTCGCCGACGATCGCACGCTGATGCGCGAGGATCGCGAGGCGGGCGTGTCGTTCCTCCTGCTCAAGCCGGACGACGTGCCGACCTACGTCGAGTACGGCGCCGCGGATCTCGGCGTCGTCGGTCGCGACGTGCTGCTCGAGCGCGAGTACGACCTCTACGCGCCCGTCGATCTCGGGATCGGCCGCTGCCGCATGATGGTCGCGGGGCTGCCCGACCGCCCTGCCCCGCCGCGTACGCTGCGCGTCGCGACGAAGTTCCCGAACATCGCGGCCGCGCACTACGCGCGTCGTGGGATCCCGGTCGAGATCATCTTCGTGCAGGGCTCGGTCGAGCTCGCGCCGATCACGGGGCTCGCCGACGTCATCGTCGATCTCGTCGAGAGCGGCGAGACGCTGCGTCAGAACGGGCTCGTGACGTTCGAGACCATCTGCGACGTGTCCTCGGTGGTCGTCGCGAACCGCGCCGCGCTCAAGCTCAAGCGCGACGCGATCGCGCCGATCCTCGCGGCGCTCGAGCCCGCGCGCGCCGCGACGACGGACGCGCGGACCGCGAGCCCCGGCACGCGCCGAGCCTCGCGATCCGCGGGCTGA